A single window of Pyrus communis chromosome 10, drPyrComm1.1, whole genome shotgun sequence DNA harbors:
- the LOC137747299 gene encoding stress response protein NST1-like, producing MSRCFPYPPPGYVKKGIHDGALIDSIKLQREDEKAIKEKKREKKREKKEKKARENGEPENKKQSHKKRHKVERHQEDKKGTDHGKKRKHETENLDKSDLTEEHEQPVGSQNSSDITVNSNKRQKQDSPPDGRQNSASILRIRLPLQRHKDPELLPSEEQPCRFPLKSHKDPVVLSREKQPCQLPLQKHKDPVVLPKEEQPCRLSLQRNKDPDLLPSPEQPCRLSLQRQKGAEVLPSQEQPSRSSFQRPKGTDVLPSQEQPSWLFLQRPKGPEVLPSQEQPCSSSGRTDNAFVEGLQEPAPKQGIEEGQHPCATSGNASNERSSRRGKEKHRKSGSGSLPSQYRELIENWVQPPLSQCLHMDVDDEGWFEAKTKWNCGVEKPTVVSDSLSYGDATSWPCACLFPESDIYALPYTVPF from the exons CTCCAAAGAGAAGATGAGAAGGCcattaaagaaaagaagagggagaaaaaacgagagaagaaagaaaagaaggctCGAGAAAATGGGGAGCCTGAAAATAAGAAGCAGAGTCATAAGAAAAGGCACAAAGTTGAAAGGCACCAAGAAGACAAGAAAGGTACAGACcatggaaagaaaagaaaacatgaaaCGGAAAACCTTGACAAGAGTGACCTTACTGAAGAACATGAGCAACCAGTTGGTTCCCAGAACTCTTCTGATATCACCGTTAACAGCAACAAAAGGCAGAAGCAGGACTCTCCCCCTGATGGCAGGCAAAATTCTG CAAGCATTCTTCGGATCCGGTTGCCTCTCCAAAGGCACAAAGATCCTGAACTGCTACCCAGTGAGGAGCAGCCTTGCCGGTTCCCTCTCAAATCGCACAAAGATCCAGTGGTGCTATCCAGAGAGAAACAACCTTGCCAGTTGCCTCTCCAAAAGCACAAGGATCCAGTAGTGCTACCCAAAGAGGAACAGCCTTGCCGGTTGTCTCTTCAAAGGAACAAAGATCCAGATTTGCTACCCAGTCCTGAACAGCCTTGCCGGTTGTCTCTCCAAAGGCAAAAAGGTGCAGAAGTTCTACCCAGCCAGGAACAGCCTTCCAGGTCTTCTTTCCAAAGGCCTAAAGGTACAGATGTTCTCCCCAGCCAGGAACAGCCTTCCTGGTTGTTCCTCCAAAGGCCCAAAGGTCCAGAAGTGCTACCCAGCCAAGAACAGCCTTGCTCTTCCTCAGGAAGGACAGATAATGCCTTTGTTGAAGGACTGCAAGAACCTGCTCCTAAACAAGGCATAGAGGAGGGACAGCATCCGTGCGCTACTTCTGGAAATGCTAGCAATGAACGCTCTTCCAGGCGTGGTAAAGAAAAACACCGGAAGTCTGGCAGTGGTTCTCTTCCTTCACAATACAGAGAGCTAATTGAAAACTGGGTTCAACCTCCTCTCTCACAATGTCTTCACATGGATGTCGACGATGAGGGATGGTTCGAGGCAAAGACAAAATGGAATTGTGGCGTTGAGAAACCTACAGTCGTCAGTGACAGCCTGAGCTATGGTGACGCAACGTCTTGGCCATGTGCTTGCCTCTTCCCCGAGTCCGATATATATGCATTGCCATACACAGTACCGTTCTAA